The uncultured Dysgonomonas sp. genome contains the following window.
TGTTTGAACTGGTTACAAAAGAAACAGATCCGATGTATCGCTGGTATAAATACAAGAAATTTATCAATAAATCAGATCAGTCCGGTCATATTCCTTTAATGCGTTCATCGGAAATGGTACTTGTAGAAGCCGAAGGGAAAGCCCGTAACCATGATCTTACCGGAGCTGCAAAAGCATTGAACGAATTACGCGTGAAAAGAAATCTGGAAGAGGTTTCCGCTTCGGATTATACAGAGAGTCAATTGATAGACGAGATTCTGGTCGAACGTCGCCGCGAACTTTGGGGCGAAGGATTTCGTCTACCTGATATTCTACGCCTACAGATAGCTCCCGATAGAAAAGAATCAACGGAAACATATACGTTGCCTTCAGGACAAACAATAACCATAAAGGGACACTACGTGTGGACATTCCCTGATAAGACGGCATTGGTTCCGAATAGTCTGTATTATCTGTTTCCTGTTCCCGTAAATGAAATAAACAATAATCCCAACTTAAATAATTGAAAATGAAAAAGTATATTCTATCAATATTAATATCTCTGGTTGTATTCTCTTGTGGAACCCGAGAGCCAGAGGGACTATCCTTGAACGGTAGTGTAGAAGGGATTTCGGAGGGAAAAGTATATTTGCAGAAGTTTGAAAATAAAATGTATCGTGTAATAGATTCTGCTGAAGTTATAAATGGACAATTCAGCTTTTCTAAAAATGTACAATTACCGGAAATATATGGATTGACATTAGATACGGCCAAAGGCTCATTACTCCTGTTCCTCGACAAAGATCCTGTGGTTGTAAAATTGGATTCATCATCCTATTATCGTAATAGTGTAGTCACGGGTTCCGCACTTCAGGACTTGTTTGTCGCTTATAAAAAAGAGAGAGGGGTAAAGATAGATGAATTTATTAAAGCGAATCCTAAATCGCTGGTTTCAGCTTATGCTCTGTATCGGGATTTTTCGTACAGATTATCTCCTGATGAGATCAAGGCGAATATCCAGTTGCTCGATTCTTCATTGTGGAAAACTCCGTATGTGCAAGTGCTCGAAGAGCTGACGAAAACATTGGAGACAGTTTCTGTCGGAAAACAGGCTCCGGACTTTACAGCTAAAGATCCTGATGGGAATTCGGTAAAACTATCCGATCATTTGGGAAAAGGATATCTTCTTATCGATTTTTGGGCATCTTGGTGCGGCCCTTGCCGGAGA
Protein-coding sequences here:
- a CDS encoding TlpA disulfide reductase family protein; amino-acid sequence: MKKYILSILISLVVFSCGTREPEGLSLNGSVEGISEGKVYLQKFENKMYRVIDSAEVINGQFSFSKNVQLPEIYGLTLDTAKGSLLLFLDKDPVVVKLDSSSYYRNSVVTGSALQDLFVAYKKERGVKIDEFIKANPKSLVSAYALYRDFSYRLSPDEIKANIQLLDSSLWKTPYVQVLEELTKTLETVSVGKQAPDFTAKDPDGNSVKLSDHLGKGYLLIDFWASWCGPCRRENPNIVKVYNEYKGKGFDVFAVSLDKSKEAWVAAIKKDNLTWTHVSDLLYWDSEPAKLYGVRAIPSNLLVDKDGVIVAKNIRGEELGQTLKDLLN